The DNA region GGGAAGCAAAAGAGTTTGTTGATGCCTGGTTCGAGTGCATTCGTGAGGCGCTTGAAGACGGGGACAACGTGAAGCTGTCGGGGTTCGGCAATTTCCAGTTGCGCGACAAGAACCAGCGGCCTGGACGTAATCCCAAGACCGGTGAGGAGATACCCATTTCTGCTCGTCGCGTCGTGACTTTCAAGCCGGGGCAGAAACTGCGAGCACGAGTAGAGGCGTATGCTGGATCCAGGGAATAATCAGGAACTGCCACCGATTCCTGCCAAGCGATACTTCACCATCGGTGAAGTCAGCGAGCTTTGTGCCGTCAAGCCTCACGTCTTGCGCTACTGGGAACAGGAGTTTCCGCAGCTCAAGCCGGTCAAGCGTCGAGGTAACCGCCGGTACTACCAGCGCCACGATGTGTTGATGGTGCGACAGATCCGCAGTCTGCTGCATGAGCAGGGGTTTACCATTCAGGGAGCCCGGCAACGCCTCGAGGGCGACAAGGCCCAGAACGACGTGTCCATGAGCCAGCAACTGGTGCGCCAGATGCGCATTGAGCTCGAGGAGGTTTTGCAGGTCCTGCGCCGGTGAGTGGCATACTCCATAAAGATAATGAACCACAGAGACACAGAGCACGAAGCGAACCACCCCGCGGATCGATTTCGCTGTAAAATACCGTTTTTACCCCACGCACAAGTTTTTCGGTCGGAGCGTAGCGCAGCCTGGTAGCGCACCACAATGGGGTTGTGGGGGTCGCGAGTTCGAATCTCGCCGCTCCGACCATCTTTTCCTGCCCGGGTCCTGAACCCGCACTGTTCGTCACGGTTTATTCATCCCTTGAACTCTAATATCCTGAACCAATCTAAAGGGGCCAATGAATTGACCCGACCAATCGCCCGACGGGAGAAATCAGGATGACCGAGCACAAACGCCTAGCCGGAATGCCGGATATTGCCAGCCACGCGGATCCGCAGGTGGCCGGCCAGCTTGACTGGGTGGGCATGAACGAGATCGAACTGCCCATCATGATCGATGGCTGCGATGGCAGCCGTTCGCAGACCACGGCCCGTGTGAGTGCATTCGTGGATCTGGAGCGTCCGGACAAGCGGGGCATTCACATGTCGCGCCTGTATCTTCTGCTGGACCAGGCGCTGGCCGAGCATACTGTCACGCCTGCGCTGCTGCGGCACCTGCTGCGAGACTTTCTGGCCTCGCACGAGGATCTGAGCTCGCATGCCTTGCTGCGACTGGATTTCGACTACATGGTGCGTCGAAAGTCACTCAAGAGTGATAACAGTGGCTGGAAGCGATATCCGATCAGTCTCATCGCCGGCCTGACTGGAAAGGACTTCTCGCTTGAGATGGCGCTTCAGATCACCTACTCGAGCACCTGCCCGTGTTCGGCGGCACTGGCCCGTCAACTGATTCAGGATCAGTTCCGCAAGGACTTTGGTCCTTCGGGTGAAGTGGAGGCGCAAGCCGTGCTGGAGTGGCTGGGCAGCGAACAGGGTATCGTGGCGACCCCGCATAGCCAGCGCTCGGCAGCCGATCTCAGGTTGCAGCTGGCGCCGAGTTTCGAGGCCTTTCCGTTCGAGCAGATGATCGATGCGGTTGAAGACGCACTGAAAACGCCGGTGCAGGCCGCGGTCAAGCGTGAGGATGAACAGGCATTTGCCCTGCTCAACGGGCAGAACCTGATGTTCTGCGAAGATGCGGCGCGGCGGGTGCAGACGGCCCTGATGGCGCAGGACCGTGTGATCGACTTCTGGGCTCGGTGTCGCCACTTCGAGAGCCTGCATCCGCACAACGCCGTGGCCATCGTGACCAAGGGCGTGGAAGGTGGCTACAAGCCGATTGACGGTCAGCCGTCCGGCTGGCGTCAGGGCTGATCCTGGCGTGCTGTTGTCGCGGCTCGGCGGTCCAGCCGGGGCGCTTTGCTACCTACTGAATGCGTTCCAGGCCAATTTGCAGGTCGGGCAATGCCAGGCCGACGGCTTCTGCATCGGCATCGGCCCAGGATTCTCCAATGATCTCACCGGTTTCGGTGTCAGTGACTGTCATGCGCAGTTTGATGCGGTTGTCGCGTGACATTTCATAGTGGGTGATGCCGACATCGAACCCCAGATCCATGTCGGCCACATCCGTTGGCGTGATGTGACCGGCGCCGGTTTGCAGCGTGAAAGTGCTTGCGCTACGCCAGGTCTGCCCGTCCCTGACTCCCGCCCAGCCCGAGAATCCGGCCTGACGCATGAAGCGCAGAATCTGGTCCTCCCCGACCGGCTCCCCCGAGGGCAGCTGTTTGAGGCGATCGCCGATGACCAGCTGGCTGCCATCAAAGGCGATTTCCTTGAGCAGGCCAGTTTGCTGCTCGCCACTGCCAAAATGGCACTGAGTGGGTGAGGTGTGACTGCTGATGCCATCGCGTCTCACGGACACCGTCAGGTCGCAGTGGCGGCGAACCTCTCCGGTTTCATCAAGTGGTGCAAAGTGGCCCTTCAGGCCGCCGGAGTTGTCAGGGTCGGTTTGCAGTTGCCACTGGAATCGACGTGGCGGTTGATCGGGCTGATCGAGCTGGCGCTGGGTCATGATCAGCCTCAGAGTCGTCGGGTCGGGCGCCGACTGGTCGGTGCTGACGCGCAGGTGGAGCCTGCTCGGCTGTTCGGCTCGCTCCGGGGTCAGATAGTCGCCGGGCAGGCCGTTGGCCAGGTCTCTCAGGACCGGAGGGGGGGCGGTCGCATCGGCTGCGTCCGACGTCGTGGGCGAAGTGGCGCAGCCGGCCAGCGCAATGGCAAGTGCCATGCAGGCGAGTGCAATGGGCAGCTTGGCCAGTTCAGGAGCGGGTTCAGGGCGAATCGGCATGGGGATTCTTGTCCCAGTCGAGCAGCAGGGCCGGATCGACACGGACATCACCCAGGCTGATGCGCCAGTCCAGGTGGGGGCCGGTGGCGCGACCGGTGGCGCCGACCTTGCCGATCAGTTCCCCCTGTTCGATGCGCTGGCCTTCCTCGACCAGGATTTCGCTCAGGTGCAGGAACGAGGAGATCAGGCCATGGCCATGATCAAGAAAGATGGTCAGGCCTGAAAAGTACATGTCGTGGGTGAGTGTTACGATGCCGGCAGCCGGGGCCTTGACCGGGGTGCCGGTTGGCGCGGCAATGTCGATGCCCCAGTGGGGAGCGCGCGGGTTGCCGTTGAGGATTCTCTGACTGCCATAGACGCCAGTGATGCGGCCGATGGTCGGCCAGTTGAAGCCCTCCACCCATTCGGTGCGCTCATCCGAGCGTTCCCGCGCGCGCCGCGCAAGTGCTGCCTCATTGCGTATACGCTCCAGTACATCATCCGGCGGCGTGACCTGTTCATCGGGCAGGCCGTCGATGTGCTGGATATCGAATTCGCGTTCATCTGGACGCAGCCTGCGTTGCCACTGATCACCGTCGGGCAGGGTGACGGCAAGATTTCGGCTCGCCGTATCGTCGCGCCCGAACGCGATGAGAAAACGGCCATCGGCGGAGACTTTGATGGGTTCGCCATCGATCGTGACTTCGCTGCCCGGCGGCGCCTGGCCGGCCAGCAGACCGCCCTGAACCACCTTTCCGTCGAGTGATACGGATGCGAGGGCGTTCGTCTGGAGCTGGCCCAGAATCAGTGCGAAAAGAAGCGGATAGAGGAGTCGTTCAGCCACTGCCTGATCTCCGAATGGTCAGGGACTGCCCCGGTCTGAGAACGCTGTCTTCGTGCAGGTTGTTCCAGCGCATCAGGTCGCGCACGCTGACGCCATGGCGGCGGGCGATGACCCAGAGTGAATCCCCGCTGCGAATCGTGTACTCCACCGCGGCGGCGGCACTTTGTCCCGAAGCCTGCTCCATGTGCACCATCAGGCGCTGACCGGGGCGAATCAAATTGTCGCTGCCGAGATTGTTCCAGCGCCGCAGATCCGCGATCGAAACCCGGTATTGCCGTGCAATCAGCCACAGGTTCTCACCCGGTCGAACCTGGTGCTGGAAGCGCTTGGTGGGCAGCAGCCGTCGCTGCAGCCGCGCCAGTTCGTGGTAAAGATCAGCGTGGGGCGAGTCTTCCGGGGTCTGGCCATTGGCCGCAATGCGCAGGGTCTGGCCGGCGCGCAGGAAATCTCCGTTGAGATCGTTGGCCCGCCGAAGTTCGGCCACCGAGGTGTTGTAGCGGTGTGCGATGTGCGACAGGGTATCGCCATTGCGCACCGTGACCTCTTCCCACACCAGCATGTCCTCGGTGTTGATGTCGGGCAGCACTTCGCGCACCGTTTCAACCTGATCGACGGGCACGATCAGGTGGTGGGGGCCCGATGGCGGCGTAAGGTGTCGATTCAGGCCCGGATTGAGTGCGATCAGTTCAGCAATGTCGAGTTCAGCTTCGGCCGCCAGCGCAACGACATCGACGGCGCTGTCGATGTCCACCCGGGCCACGCGTGGACGATCATCCCAGACGGGCAGCTCGAATCCATAGTCGGACGGGTTGGCAAACAGGCAACCCAGGCCGTTGATCTTGGGAATGTAGGCGCGGGTTTCCCGGGGAAGCGTCAGGCTCTGCCAGTCCGTGCCTCGGCCATTGGAGCGGTTGCGGTTGACGGCGCGCTGCACCCGGCCCTGGCCGGCATTGTAGGCGGCCAGGGCAAGGTTCCAGTCGTCGAATCGATCGTGCAGGTAGGCCAGGTAGTCCAGCGCTGCCCGGGTCGCGGCCCAGACATCGCGACGACCGTCATAGTAGTCGTTGATGGTCAGGCCGTGATCGCGCGCCGTCGCAGTGAGAAACTGCCAGGTTCCGGAGGCGCGACCATGCGAGTAGGCGAAGGGGTCGTAGGCGCTTTCGACGATGGGCAGCAGCGCCAGTTCGCCGGGCAGATCCCGGGCGTCCAGTTCATTGGCGATGTCATGCAGCCAGGGGCGGGCGCGGGTGAGCACGCGGTCCATGTACTCGTCGCGCTCGGAATACCACCGGGCCCAGCGGTCGGCGCGGCTGTCGCCGGGGCAGTCGGCAAAGGCGAAACGCCTGACGATACGCTCCCACAGGTGTTCGGGCTCCTCGTGGACGTCCTCATCGTCGTCTTCTCGCGGCGGGTCTTCAGCCAGTCGCAGCGCGGCCAGTTCCACGATATCGAAAGAATCCGGCTGGTCCGGCGGTGAAACGACTGAGTCGGTCTCGTCCTGAGCAGTCTCGTCGTGCCGGTCGAACGTGGCACATGCCGCGCTGAGCAGCAGAGTCAGCAGCAGTGCACTGGCGGTTCGGAGTCGTGCCGTTGTGCTTGCCGGTTCGATAGTCGAATTGGGCATCAGTTGGTTTCCAGGTCGCCGGTTGTCTTAGCAGGAGTCAATTATGCGGTCGTAATGCTCACGGTCAAGCATCATCGCGCCGCTCGGTCTGGTCCATCATGGGCAAGTCGCGCATGTAAACCATGGTTGCGGGCGCAAGGAGCAACCATGACGGGGCATCGCAGCGAGTACAATGCCGATGATGAACGATAGCGAAAAACACATTACCGCCACCCAGGTCAGGAAGCTGCTGTTGGAGGCTGACCGCCCCCTGACCCGGCGTCACATGTCGCATGCCTTCAACATGGACAAGGAGGCATCCGACCGGTTCCTCAAACCGGTCCTGCAGTCCATGATTGAACGTGGGGAGCTGGTTCGGAACCGGCGAGCGGCCTACGGGCTTGCAGAGCAGATGGACCTGGTGCAGGGGCGTATCAGTGCCCACCCGGACGGATTCGGTTTTGTTGTGCCCGACGAAGGGGGTGATGACCTCTACCTTTCGCCCAAGCAGATGCGGGTGGTATTCAACGGCGACCGGGTATTGGCCGCTGTAACCCGGGTAGACCGGCGGGGACGCAAGGAAGGAGGCATTGTCGAGGTCGTAGAGCGGGCCCATGCCCAGGTCGCCGGGCGCCTGCTGATTGAAAGCGGCGTGGCCATGGTTGTTCCCGATGATCCCCGACTGACCCAGGATATTCTCGTATCGCCCGAAGGGGTCGGCAATGCCGGCCCCGGGCAGATCGTCGTGGTGCGAATCGACCGTCCGCCAACCTTCGAGCGTTCGGCCGTCGGCGAGATCATCGCGGTGCTGGGGCACGCCGACGAACCTGGCATTGCCACGGACATTGCCGTCTACAGTCATCAGCTTCCGCACGAGTTCTCGCGTGAAGTCGTCAGGGAGGCTAAGGATTTCGGCAGCGAGATCAACCCCGCTCATGCCGAGGGGCGGCTGGACCTGCGCGATCTGAAGCTGCTGACCATCGACGGCGCCGATGCGCGCGATTTCGACGATGCCGTCTATGCCGAGCCGCAGGGGGAGGGCTACCGACTCCTGGTCGCCATTGCCGATGTGGCCGAGTACGTCAGGCCGGGTTCTGCGCTTGATGTCGAGGCTCAGCGCCGCGGCACATCGGTGTATTTCCCGGACCGGGTGATTCCGATGTTGCCCGAGGCGCTGTCCAATGGCCTGTGTTCGCTCAACCCGAAGGTCGATCGGCTGTGCCTGGTCTGCGAAATGCGTATCGATGCCCGGGGCAAGGTCACATCCAGTCGCTTCCACGAGGCGGTGATGCGGTCACATGCCCGCCTGACCTACGACCAGGTCAGGCGAATCATGGAAGCCGGGGACCCGCCGCTCATCGAGCGTTTCGGGCATGTGGTGGACAACTTGCAGCATCTGTACAAGGTGTTTCGGCTGCTGTTTTCGCGGCGCGAACGCAGGGGTGCGCTGGACTTTGATTCACGCCAGGCCTATTTCGAGTTCGACACCGACGGTCGGGTGGCCGGCATACGGCTCCAGCAGCGCCACGATGCGCACCGCCTGATCGAAGAATTCATGATTGCCGCCAACGTCGAGGCATCGAAGTTTGTCGCCCGGGGCAAGCTGCCGTTTCTCTATCGTGTTCACGAGCCACCGCCCGATGACAAGCTCGAATCACTCGAGACTTTTCTGCGAGCCCACGGGCTGGAAGTGCGGTGGTCGGAAAAACCGGAGCCGCTGCAGTTCGCCGCCATCCAGCACAAGGTGGCCGGTCGCACCGATGCGCCGCTGGTCAACGCGCATATCCTGCGCAGCCTGAGCCTGGCGGTCTACCAGCCTGAAAACAAGGGTCACTTTGGTCTGGCGCTGGATTCCTACAGCCATTTCACCTCGCCGATCAGGCGCTACCCCGACCTGCTGCTGCATCGCGCCATCAAACACCTGGTCCGGGGACGGCCGGGCGACGAGTTTGCCTATGACAGGCGCCAGATGAACGAGCTTGGGCGGCACTGCTCCTGGACCGAGCGGCGCGCCGAAGATGCCGCACGGGATGTGGATGAACGCCTCAAGTGTCAGTTCATGAAGCGTCATATTGGCGATGTGTTTGAAGGCATCGTAACCGGGGTGACGAGTTTCGGGCTGTTTGTCGAACTGACCGAGCTGGCCGTCAGCGGGCTGGTGCATGTGACGGCCATGCCGAATGACTATTACCAATTCGATCCGGTGGGGTCCAGCCTGACCGGAAAACGTCGCGGCCTGAGCTTCCGCCTTGCCGACCCGGTGCGTGTGGAAGTGATCGGTGTCAGTCTCGAAGAGCGCAAGATCGACTTCCAGCTGGTCGAGGACGAGAAGGACTGAGATGGGGCTGCCGTCGGCCCACGGAATGTGGGAGCTGTATTCATGAAGCGTGAGCTGGCCATGGGCATCAATGCCGTCGAGGGGCTGGTCAGGCACGCGCCCGAGAGAATCGTCCGCGTCTGGATTCGGCCGGGCAATCGGCGCCTGGAGATGCTGGAAGCGCAACTGCGCGAATGTGGCGTGAGTATCGAGCCGGCCGATCAGCAGAGGCTGGATCGCAAGGCCGGGCGAGTGCCCCACCAGGGAGTGATTGCCGAGTTCCAGCCGCTGCCCCCGATTGACGAGGCGTCACTGAAGGATGTGGTGCGGGCGCGCGGCGAGAACACACTGCTGCTGATCCTTGATGGTGTGCAGGACCCGCACAATCTGGGGGCCTGTCTACGCAGTGCAGCCGCCGCCGGTGCCGATGCCGTGGTCGTGCCCAGGGACCGTGCCGCGGGCATGAGTCCGGCGGCGCGTCGCGTGGCTGCCGGGGGCGCCGAGCAGGTGCCCGTGGCCGTGGTCACCAATCTGGCACGCACCATGCGCATGCTGGCCGATCATGGTGTCTGGCTCGTCGGGCTGGCCGGGGAGGCGACCGACACGCTCTATCATGCCCCCTTGTCCGGGCCCGTTGGCCTGGTGCTGGGCAGTGAGGATAGGGGCCTGAGACAACTGACCCGAAAGCACTGTGATGCACTGGTGCGTATCCCCATGCCCGGTGAGATGGAGAGTCTGAATGTGTCGGTCAGTGCTGGAATTGCGCTGTTCGAGGTGGTCAGGAGAAGAAGTCAATGATGTCGAAAGCCGACAACAACAGCGTTCGCATCGACCTGCCCGATTGGATCGCAGGTGTCGAGCAGCAGTTGCCTGCCAGTCTAGAAACGGCTGAACAACGCATGAGCGTGGCCATCAGCCTGGCTGAACAGAACCTGAGACATGGCACCGGTGGTCCTTTCGGAGCGCTGGTGGTTGCCGTGGGCAGTGGGGCTGTCATTGCCCTGGGGGTCAACCGTGTCGAGCCGCAGTTGTGTTCGGCGGCACATGCCGAAATCGTGGCCCTGAGCCTGGCCCAGCGACGCATGGGGCACTGGAATCTTTCCGAGACTCCGCATGGCCCGTTGCAACTGGTCACTTCCTGCGAGCCCTGTGCCATGTGTCTGGGCGCGATCCCGTGGTCGGGAGTCACCTCGGTGCTGTGCGGCGCAACCAAGGCGGATGCAGAAGCGGCCGGGTTTGACGAGGGCGCCCGTTCGAGTCGATGGGTCGAGGAGCTGGACCGGCGCGGCGTGGACGTGCGCACCGGGGTGTTGAGAGAGCAGGCAGCGCGCGTGCTTGAGCGCTATGCGCGACAGGGCAACACGATCTACAACCCATAAAAAAACCGGAGCCCCGAGTCGGGGCTCCGGCAGTCCGGTTTGAGGCGATTGGGGATCGCCCGATGATTCTTACTGAATCATCTCGGTCAGTTCTTGCTGCAGCTCGGGATCGTTCTGGATCGCCATGGCGATGCGATTGAACGATTCCACGTCCAGGCCGGCGCCTTCAACAGCTTCGGTCATCTTCTCGTTGGCTTCGACCTGCAGCTCGTGGGCCTTCTCGGGGTCTTCAACGCCCTGCAGGCGGGCCGAGAAGTCCTGCTGGATGCTGGAGATCTCTACCTGGGCTTCAGCAAACTGCTGCAGCTCTTGCGAGGAGACGTCCGTCTGCTCCGGCTCGGGCGGCTGCTCGTACTGAGCGATAGCGGCGGTACCGAAGGCCAGGGCAACGGCGAAGGTCATCAGGGTAATCATTTTGCGAAGGTTCATGGTGTTGCTCCTTTTCAGGTTGCGTGTCAAATTTCGCGAAGATATACATGCAAGATGCGCGCCAAGCCGGCAAGTCATTGTTTTTGCGTGTTGGAGCCTTCAGGTGAGTCACCAGAATGCACGGATTGTGTGTCACAATGGCGCATGTGCCTGAATTGAAAGCCTCATGAAGAGTTTACGACTGCAACTGATACTGCTGGTTTTTCTGCCACTGACGGTGCTTGGCACGGTGGTGGTGTGGATGACGCACCACGCCGTCGAAGGTCTGCTGGAGCACCGCCTGCAAAAGGAAATCGAGCTGGTGGCCCGCGCCATGCGGGTGCCCGTCGAGCGATCCTTGCTGGCTGGTGACCTTGGCGGCGTGCAGGACACGCTTGATGCGGTGTTCGACATCGGGCGGGTGTACGGGGCCTATGTCTATGATGCCGGCGGACGCCGTGTAGCCGTTGCCGGTGAAGCCAGGCCGGGGCCCAGGGAGCAGATCGAGGCGGCTGAACTGGTGGCGCTGGGTGAAGAGCTGGGGCGCTACGCGGAACTGGGCGGTGAGGAAGTGTTTTCCTATTTTGTGCCGCTAACCGGCCCGGCCGGGCGAATCGAGGGCTTGCTGCAAGTCGTCAGACTGGAGCAGGAGATTGCCGAGCAGCTTGAGGAGTTGCGCGTGCTGGGGTGGCTGCTGTGGACGCTGGTGATGGTGGTGATGTTTGCCATTGTTCTGATTGGTCACCGACTGGCGGTCGGGCGGCATGTGGAGCGCCTTGTGCAATCGATGGCCCGGGTCGAGGCCGGGGAGCCCCGGCACCGGGCCCAGGTCGACGGCCCGGATGAGCTGGCCGGCGTAGCGGGCGCGCTCAATCGCATGCTCGATGGGCTTGATCGCATGCAGGCCGAACTGGATGTCGAGCGGCAGGAGCGCCAGTACATGCTCGAGCAGATGCGCCAGCAGGAACACCTGGCCGCGCTGGGGCGGTTTTCCTCGGGCGTGGCGCATGAACTGGGTGCGCCGCTGACGGTCATCGATGGCGATACTCGCCGCCTGCAGCAGCATGAAGACCTGGGCGATGATGCGCGCCGCCGTCTGGAGCGTATGCGGCGGCAGGTTCAGCGCACCCGTGAGCTGATCTCGCAACTGATGGAGTTCGTGCGCAGCGACCATCAGCCCGCCGAGTCGGTCGAGCTGGGTCGTTTGCTCAGACGTACCCTGGCAGCCATGCGTCCGGAGTGCGAATCGCGCGGGATCGAGTTGAGCGTCGACGAGTTGCCCGACGAGATCCGGGTGCGTGGCTGGGAGGTGCGGCTGGAGCATGCACTGGTCAACCTTGTGCGCAATGCCGTTCAGGCGGCCAGTTCGGCCGTGGCCGTGGTGGTCGAACGACGTAATGGCAGCGTGGTGGTCGCTGTCGAGGATGATGGTCCCGGCGTGCCGGCCGGGGAGCGCGAGCGGATTTTCGAGCCGTTCCATACCCGCGGCAAGGAGGGTCGCGGCACCGGTCTGGGTCTGGCCATCGTGAAGTCCGTGGCCGAAGAGCATCAGGCCGGCCTGAACGTGGTCTCCAGTCATGCGCTGGGTGGCAGTCGTTTCGAACTGGTTCTGGATCAGGAGGCAGCCGATGGGTGATGTTCGCTACAACGTGCTGGTGGTGGAGGATGACCGCGCCCTGGGCGAGCTTTTGCTCGAAGAGCTGGAAGCCGAGGGGTACCGGGTGCGTCACGTGGAAACGGCCGAGGCGGCCATGGAGTGTATCGACGAGGTGGACCCCGACCTGGTCGTGACCGACCTGCAGTTGCCCGGGGCCGATGGCCTGGCGCTGCTGGAGGCGGTGCGTGAACGACATGTGGCGCCGGCCACCCTGATGATCAGCGCCTATGGCACGGTCGACCGGGCCGTGGCGGCACTCAAGGCCGGGGCCGACAACTTTCTGACCAAGCCGCTGGACATGGATCATTTCATCCTCAGTGTCGAGCGGGTGCTGGCCAATCGCCGCCTGCGCTCGGAAGTGCGCCGCTTTCGCGAAATGCTCGAACGCGACAGCTTCCACGGCATGGAGGGTTCCAGTCGGGCGATGCGAGTGCTGTTCGATCGCGTTGCCCAGGTTGCCAGGGCAGACGGTGCCGTGCTGGTCAGTGGCGAGTCAGGTACCGGCAAGGATCTGATTGCCCATGCCATCCACGCCGAGAGCCCCCGCGCCGACATGCCCTTTCTGGCCGTCAATTGCGCGGGTGTGCCGGCCGACCTGCTGGAGTCGGAATTCTTCGGCCATGCCGAAGGTGCGTTTTCCGGAGCCGATCGTGCCCGTCCGGGCCTGTTTCGCGAGGCTGATGGCGGCACCTTGTTTCTTGACGAGATCGGCGAGATGCCGACTGCGCTGCAGGCAAAGCTGCTCAGGGCGCTGCAGGACGGACGTATTCGCCCGGTCGGCGCCGATCGCGAGCACCAGGTTGATGTGCGCCTGATTGCCGCCACCAACCAGGATCTTCAGTCCCTGGTTGAAAAGGGGGAGTTCCGCGAGGATCTTTACTATCGGCTGGAAGCCTTTCAGCTCAGCATTCCACCGCTGCGCGAGCGGGGCGAGGA from Wenzhouxiangella sp. AB-CW3 includes:
- a CDS encoding sigma-54-dependent transcriptional regulator, which codes for MGDVRYNVLVVEDDRALGELLLEELEAEGYRVRHVETAEAAMECIDEVDPDLVVTDLQLPGADGLALLEAVRERHVAPATLMISAYGTVDRAVAALKAGADNFLTKPLDMDHFILSVERVLANRRLRSEVRRFREMLERDSFHGMEGSSRAMRVLFDRVAQVARADGAVLVSGESGTGKDLIAHAIHAESPRADMPFLAVNCAGVPADLLESEFFGHAEGAFSGADRARPGLFREADGGTLFLDEIGEMPTALQAKLLRALQDGRIRPVGADREHQVDVRLIAATNQDLQSLVEKGEFREDLYYRLEAFQLSIPPLRERGEDLELLAMSFLARFAAASRRPARRLSEQALRAVREYHWPGNVRELKNAMERAVTFCEDEEVGIEHLPERVRQGNGKPASEDSSASTAVPDALLKGDMLPSLDELRSRYVHYVLERVDGNKRRAAALLGVGRRTLYRWLEQ